The following proteins come from a genomic window of Mucinivorans hirudinis:
- a CDS encoding N-acetylmuramoyl-L-alanine amidase, which yields MKLYCKLIYLLFTICLSIASSGQSAVKCIVIDAGHGGKDPGATNGKMTEKSITLAVSLKLGEIIKAKHPQIKVLYTRRDDVFVPLHERSNFANKSGADLLISIHTNAARNTQATGMETFIMGVDKSEASLAVAMRENDVIAFESDYSVRYDGFEPGSAESFIIFSLMNYAYRTKSLELATLVQKQYADNFSTPNRGVKQAGLLVLWQSAMPSILTEIGFLSNPTEGKYIASTEGQQKIAQAIFNAVDLYIGSTQTRELKVERNETAKENYELYYRVLAIISKKKKEINSMNFGQYVSVTQEVFDGEIYKYFVEKLFSYKDALTLQQRMTSLFPQGRVVAFKGSREISLDQAKEIEREKL from the coding sequence ATGAAACTATACTGTAAATTAATTTATCTGCTTTTTACAATCTGCCTCTCCATTGCATCGTCCGGACAGAGTGCGGTAAAATGTATCGTCATAGATGCAGGACACGGAGGGAAAGACCCCGGAGCTACTAACGGTAAAATGACCGAGAAAAGTATTACGCTCGCCGTCAGTCTCAAGCTCGGCGAGATTATTAAGGCAAAGCACCCACAAATTAAGGTTTTGTACACTCGTCGCGACGATGTTTTCGTACCTCTGCACGAGCGCAGCAACTTTGCCAACAAAAGTGGCGCAGATCTGCTTATCTCCATCCACACCAACGCTGCAAGAAACACACAGGCAACCGGTATGGAAACCTTCATTATGGGGGTGGATAAAAGCGAGGCTAGCCTTGCCGTGGCAATGCGCGAGAATGATGTAATAGCCTTCGAGTCTGATTATTCGGTGCGCTACGACGGCTTCGAACCGGGCTCTGCCGAATCCTTCATCATCTTCTCGCTGATGAACTATGCTTATCGCACGAAGAGTCTCGAGTTGGCGACACTGGTACAGAAACAATATGCCGACAACTTCTCCACACCCAATCGCGGCGTGAAACAAGCAGGTCTTCTTGTGCTCTGGCAGTCGGCAATGCCGAGTATTCTCACCGAGATCGGTTTTTTGTCGAATCCCACCGAAGGTAAGTATATAGCCTCGACCGAGGGTCAGCAAAAAATTGCTCAGGCAATCTTCAATGCCGTAGACCTTTATATAGGCTCAACTCAAACGAGAGAGTTAAAAGTCGAGCGCAATGAGACCGCAAAGGAGAATTATGAGCTATACTACAGGGTCTTAGCCATTATCTCTAAAAAGAAAAAAGAGATTAATTCGATGAATTTCGGGCAATATGTGTCCGTGACACAAGAGGTCTTTGATGGCGAAATTTATAAATATTTCGTTGAAAAATTGTTTTCTTACAAAGATGCACTAACTTTGCAGCAGCGAATGACAAGCCTATTTCCACAAGGCAGGGTGGTGGCGTTCAAAGGTTCGAGGGAGATTTCGCTCGACCAAGCAAAAGAAATTGAAAGAGAAAAGTTATGA
- a CDS encoding ABC transporter-related permease with MCE domain, which translates to MKKGLSRTAKIGIFGLSMAVLLYLGINYIKSKKIFSGMHTYYVEYSTAAGIEVSAPVVIKGFKVGTVDNVSFDIKKSTIVVSLSVSNKYPIPDNSRAKVTSTSLLGGSVIEIVLGNSKEDLQNRAHIAAVEEQGMMEALGSEYEKLKQMASGLVDQLSLAMQGINGVLSPENVKNLSGLIANLNGISANLNTLIGSQQSNLNTMLANLNRASKTLGDELTALSPVVTNLDSVSLTLRRDLPLLTANANNAINNLNVTLSKINSPEGTIGKLLNEDELYNNINGAIDALTILLEDVKQNPRRYINVSIFGSGKK; encoded by the coding sequence ATGAAAAAAGGACTATCACGTACCGCAAAAATAGGTATTTTTGGGCTCTCTATGGCTGTATTGCTCTATTTGGGCATAAACTATATTAAGAGTAAAAAGATATTCAGCGGAATGCATACCTACTATGTCGAGTATAGCACGGCGGCGGGTATCGAGGTAAGTGCGCCGGTTGTAATCAAGGGTTTCAAGGTGGGCACGGTAGACAATGTGAGTTTCGATATTAAAAAATCTACCATTGTCGTGTCCTTGTCCGTATCGAATAAGTACCCTATTCCGGATAACTCGCGGGCAAAGGTCACCTCAACGAGTCTTTTGGGTGGCTCTGTGATAGAGATTGTTTTGGGTAACTCCAAAGAGGACTTACAAAATAGAGCACATATAGCCGCTGTCGAGGAGCAGGGTATGATGGAAGCTTTGGGCAGCGAGTACGAGAAACTCAAACAGATGGCTTCGGGTCTGGTAGACCAACTGAGCCTTGCTATGCAGGGTATTAACGGTGTTTTGAGCCCTGAGAATGTCAAAAACTTATCCGGATTAATCGCTAACTTGAATGGGATAAGTGCGAATCTAAACACACTAATAGGTTCGCAACAATCTAATCTCAACACGATGCTCGCAAACCTGAATAGAGCCAGCAAAACCCTTGGTGATGAACTGACGGCACTTTCTCCCGTGGTCACCAACTTGGATAGCGTCAGCCTAACCTTGCGCCGCGACTTGCCCCTGCTGACGGCAAATGCAAATAATGCTATAAATAACCTCAACGTAACCCTGTCGAAGATTAATTCACCGGAGGGAACCATCGGCAAGTTATTGAACGAAGATGAGCTCTATAATAATATTAATGGTGCCATTGACGCACTGACCATACTGTTGGAAGATGTGAAGCAGAATCCGCGTAGGTATATAAATGTTTCGATTTTCGGTTCGGGTAAAAAATAA
- a CDS encoding transposase, IS4 family, with product MVTFADKAYIDSAMQTQMASVDSEILTPVKHPKGTCDVIKQMFASADNLYSAAVSRVRQPIESWFNWLIQKTDIQRASKIRSTNGLIVHIFNKINAALCNRFL from the coding sequence ATGGTAACTTTTGCAGACAAAGCCTATATTGATTCAGCTATGCAAACGCAAATGGCATCTGTTGATTCTGAAATACTTACTCCCGTCAAGCATCCAAAAGGCACTTGCGATGTTATTAAACAGATGTTTGCATCGGCGGATAACTTGTACTCGGCGGCTGTATCAAGGGTGCGTCAACCTATCGAATCGTGGTTCAATTGGTTAATCCAAAAAACAGATATTCAAAGAGCATCTAAAATCCGCTCTACCAACGGACTCATTGTACATATATTCAACAAAATTAACGCAGCTCTATGCAACCGATTTCTTTAA
- a CDS encoding putative TonB-dependent receptor, whose amino-acid sequence MKTNILFTFLFALISLNCFAQNLELRAKVIDETAQPVVGAVVAITTSDNNNDHTTLCDADGVFTFDIPSGEYTLSVKFLGLEDISQNIILDKSIDIGTITMQTKYTEIDGVTVLGVRPTIKREADRVTFNLNNSSYAHGANGLELLQYVPGVKASHNSIGIIGKGSVKIFINNRETKLTSDDLINLLKSYNASEIEKIEVITTPPARYDAEGNTGIINIILKTIPQNFFGGTVSYTGYYQNFEEVKAYDNYSSLNLKYNKSAFSSFVNVNYSNGESGYIESNNINYPEQLWKNRMITIANNKPVNIRGGFDFMLDDKSSIGAHISYNKTDLLNTENNSSIIYSTGYIIADSTIYGTNLTHGAGDRINANLHFDRTFDSLGKKMLFDADYLSFVTNRDNSFRSEVIRQNDSYAGYGYDEHLSRNIRVVSSLLDFILPMRTLSITTGVKFSHTENDYRLNHINDTKIPNYDDRFIYRENILALYVDLDKKISDKFSLKVGLRGENTTTNGNSVVLGDSFDKGYFRLFPTLYATYNPSKNHILNLTFSNRISRPSFNMVNPFKQYANEYSYVQGKIELEPYFSYNTEIGYTYKNNLNFSLYYSISDNVFSQLLELNEQTKIIGVLWDNFLTQRRFGITNSYSLNKVDWLRIYFQHGLYYSANTSSVASNPGVSGWVYDAVVMSDFYLNKKKTLVASLSTNYSSRSYMGNLTMDSYVMMNGGVRYNVLNNRINFGFNVSNLFNLYAATGFINSNGMTMNIRNHYSIPTYRLSVSYNFGTKISSKTRTYSNSDITNRL is encoded by the coding sequence ATGAAAACAAACATATTATTTACGTTTCTATTTGCACTGATTTCCCTAAATTGTTTCGCTCAGAATTTAGAACTGCGTGCAAAGGTAATTGATGAAACTGCTCAACCGGTGGTTGGTGCGGTAGTAGCAATAACTACGTCAGATAACAACAACGATCATACAACTTTATGTGATGCCGATGGTGTGTTTACATTTGACATTCCGAGTGGAGAATATACCTTGAGTGTGAAGTTTCTGGGATTAGAAGATATTAGCCAAAATATTATCTTAGATAAGAGTATAGATATTGGAACAATTACTATGCAAACAAAATATACTGAGATTGACGGGGTCACCGTGTTAGGTGTCAGGCCAACAATAAAGCGAGAAGCAGATAGAGTTACGTTCAATCTCAACAATTCAAGTTATGCACACGGAGCAAACGGACTTGAGTTACTCCAATATGTGCCGGGGGTAAAAGCCTCACATAATTCCATTGGAATCATCGGAAAGGGGTCGGTCAAAATATTCATAAATAATCGTGAAACAAAACTTACTTCCGATGACCTGATAAATCTACTTAAAAGTTATAACGCAAGCGAGATTGAAAAAATAGAGGTGATAACGACTCCGCCTGCACGATATGATGCCGAAGGTAATACAGGTATTATTAATATTATCCTGAAAACAATTCCTCAGAATTTTTTTGGTGGAACAGTCTCTTATACAGGATACTACCAAAACTTTGAAGAAGTTAAAGCATATGATAATTATTCTTCGCTGAATCTAAAATACAACAAATCTGCCTTTTCTTCATTCGTGAATGTCAATTATTCAAATGGTGAGAGTGGCTATATAGAATCAAATAACATAAATTATCCTGAGCAACTATGGAAAAATCGCATGATTACAATAGCTAACAACAAACCGGTAAATATTAGAGGAGGCTTTGATTTTATGTTGGACGATAAAAGTTCTATCGGTGCTCACATTTCATATAATAAAACTGACTTATTGAACACCGAAAATAATAGTTCAATCATCTACTCAACAGGATATATTATTGCTGATTCGACAATATACGGGACAAATTTAACTCATGGTGCCGGAGATAGAATAAATGCGAATTTGCATTTTGACAGAACTTTTGACTCTCTCGGCAAAAAGATGCTTTTTGATGCAGATTACCTATCTTTTGTTACCAATCGGGATAATTCATTTCGGTCGGAAGTTATTCGTCAAAATGATTCATATGCCGGTTATGGTTATGACGAACATTTATCTCGAAATATACGAGTTGTATCGTCGTTATTGGATTTCATATTGCCAATGCGCACATTATCAATAACAACCGGTGTCAAATTTTCACACACGGAAAATGATTACCGACTTAACCATATTAATGACACTAAAATCCCAAATTACGACGATAGATTTATTTATCGTGAAAATATCTTGGCACTATACGTCGATTTAGATAAAAAGATTTCAGATAAGTTTTCATTAAAAGTGGGATTACGTGGCGAGAATACTACTACAAACGGCAACTCGGTGGTACTGGGCGACAGCTTTGACAAGGGGTATTTTCGATTGTTTCCGACATTGTATGCAACATATAATCCGTCCAAAAACCACATTCTCAATCTTACTTTCTCAAATCGCATATCACGTCCCTCGTTCAATATGGTCAACCCTTTCAAACAATATGCCAACGAGTATAGTTATGTGCAGGGCAAAATTGAACTCGAACCATACTTCAGTTATAACACTGAAATAGGATATACGTATAAAAACAATCTTAATTTCTCACTTTATTACTCAATTTCCGACAATGTTTTCAGTCAATTGCTAGAACTTAACGAACAAACTAAGATCATCGGAGTACTGTGGGATAACTTCCTGACTCAGAGGCGATTTGGAATTACTAACTCATACTCGCTAAATAAAGTGGACTGGTTGCGGATATATTTTCAACACGGCTTATATTACAGTGCAAATACAAGTAGTGTAGCCTCAAACCCGGGCGTAAGTGGATGGGTATACGATGCAGTAGTGATGAGTGATTTTTATTTAAATAAAAAGAAAACTTTAGTGGCATCACTCAGCACAAACTACTCTTCACGTTCATACATGGGTAACTTGACTATGGACTCGTATGTAATGATGAACGGAGGAGTGAGGTATAACGTATTGAACAATAGGATAAACTTTGGATTTAATGTGAGTAACCTATTTAATCTCTACGCTGCTACCGGATTTATCAACTCTAACGGTATGACTATGAATATCAGGAATCACTATTCTATTCCTACGTATAGGCTATCGGTATCATACAACTTTGGCACGAAAATATCATCCAAAACAAGAACTTACAGCAATAGCGATATTACAAACCGACTTTAA
- a CDS encoding ABC transporter ATP-binding protein produces the protein MKSPPFLSKKTPKKLFGVEVGLRDLCFQGNLGVSLLSISSAAEKIGLRTIGGKLTFEKLVEKTPLPCIIYWDQKHFVVVTKVVKTQKGHKVLVADPGKGLIWYDDEEFNHHWIGTLSNGESKGVLLLLEPTQLFYENSCSRSLNPNRLRFLWRYVKKYNRFAFQLILGLLFGSILQLTLPFLTQAIVDTGIKEQNLNFIWLVLIAQLMLIFSRSAIGFFRNKILLHISTRINISLISDFFIKLMKLPMKFFETKLMGDLIQRIEDHRRIDQFLTNQTINLIFSGFSLIVFGIVLLIYSFQIFIVFLLGSVIYGLWITVFLHKRKILDYKTFEQQGKNRNIVYQLINGMQEIKLQGCEQRKRWEWEDAQADLFDINLKSLTLQQNQDAGSILINELKNTLITVLAATSVINGELTLGMMLAVQYIIGQLNSPIEQMMTFIHQWQDVYNTSLYSDSFCICLR, from the coding sequence ATGAAATCACCCCCGTTTTTGAGCAAAAAAACACCGAAAAAACTTTTTGGCGTTGAAGTTGGGCTAAGAGATTTGTGCTTTCAAGGAAATCTCGGAGTCTCGCTGCTGAGCATTAGTAGTGCAGCTGAAAAAATCGGATTAAGGACAATTGGAGGAAAATTGACTTTCGAAAAGTTGGTTGAAAAAACACCTCTCCCGTGTATAATATATTGGGATCAGAAACATTTTGTAGTAGTTACAAAAGTAGTAAAAACCCAAAAAGGTCATAAAGTATTAGTCGCAGATCCGGGCAAAGGTCTAATTTGGTACGATGATGAAGAGTTTAATCACCATTGGATAGGCACACTATCCAATGGTGAGTCAAAAGGAGTTTTGTTATTATTAGAACCGACACAACTCTTTTATGAAAATTCGTGCAGCAGAAGTCTTAATCCAAATAGATTACGGTTCTTATGGCGGTATGTTAAAAAGTATAACAGGTTTGCATTCCAGTTGATTCTCGGGCTATTATTCGGTAGTATTTTGCAACTTACATTACCATTCTTGACACAAGCAATTGTCGATACCGGTATTAAAGAACAAAATCTCAATTTTATATGGTTGGTATTAATAGCTCAATTAATGTTAATTTTCAGCCGCTCTGCAATAGGATTTTTTCGAAATAAGATACTATTGCATATCAGTACTCGAATCAATATTTCATTGATTTCAGATTTTTTTATCAAATTGATGAAATTGCCAATGAAGTTTTTTGAGACAAAACTTATGGGAGATTTAATCCAACGAATCGAAGATCATCGTAGAATAGATCAATTTCTAACAAACCAAACCATAAATTTAATTTTCTCAGGATTCAGTTTAATTGTATTTGGAATTGTACTGCTAATATATAGTTTTCAAATTTTCATTGTTTTCTTATTGGGTAGTGTAATATATGGTTTATGGATAACAGTATTTTTACATAAAAGAAAGATTCTGGACTATAAGACATTTGAACAACAGGGTAAAAATCGCAATATAGTTTATCAACTCATTAATGGGATGCAAGAGATAAAACTACAGGGGTGCGAACAACGTAAGAGGTGGGAGTGGGAAGATGCACAAGCAGATTTATTTGACATAAATCTCAAATCTTTAACCCTGCAACAAAATCAAGATGCAGGGAGCATTCTAATTAACGAACTAAAAAACACCCTTATAACTGTATTGGCAGCTACATCAGTGATTAATGGAGAACTTACCTTGGGTATGATGTTGGCTGTTCAGTATATCATTGGTCAGCTAAATAGTCCAATTGAACAAATGATGACCTTTATTCATCAATGGCAAGATGTGTATAATACTTCCCTCTATTCGGACAGTTTTTGTATCTGCTTAAGATAG
- a CDS encoding Mobile element protein, with amino-acid sequence MGATQISLAERREMVEKNHPRLSLVQQCILLNICRSGIYYASKGRASADELAVKAEIDRTYTKMPFYGVERMTEHLRKKGFTISPKRVRRYFRDMCISAIYPKPNTTWHNKEHKIYPYLLRGLTIDRVNQVWSTDITYIPMNGGYMYLCAIIDWHSRFVLAWGISNTHDSEFCQELLKEAIARYGKPEIFNTDQGSELTAKEFVKILEENEIQISMDGKGRALDNIFVERLWRSVKYEYIYLSNPGSGKELYDGLTDYFRLYNTERLHQSLEYKTPSEVYMTAA; translated from the coding sequence GTGGGAGCTACTCAAATCTCGTTAGCCGAGCGTAGAGAGATGGTAGAAAAGAATCATCCTCGGCTGAGTTTAGTTCAGCAGTGCATATTGCTAAACATTTGCCGCAGTGGCATATACTATGCGAGCAAAGGAAGAGCAAGTGCAGATGAGCTTGCTGTTAAAGCAGAGATAGACCGCACCTATACCAAAATGCCTTTCTATGGTGTCGAGCGGATGACTGAACACTTGCGAAAGAAGGGTTTTACGATAAGCCCTAAGCGAGTGCGTCGTTACTTTCGGGATATGTGCATCAGTGCTATCTACCCCAAGCCTAACACCACGTGGCATAATAAGGAGCATAAGATATACCCCTATCTATTGCGAGGATTAACTATTGACAGGGTAAATCAGGTTTGGAGTACCGACATCACCTATATCCCAATGAATGGAGGTTATATGTACCTGTGCGCCATCATTGATTGGCATTCGCGCTTTGTGTTGGCTTGGGGGATAAGCAATACTCACGATAGCGAGTTCTGCCAAGAGTTGCTCAAAGAGGCTATTGCCAGATACGGCAAGCCGGAGATATTCAACACCGACCAAGGGAGTGAGTTAACGGCCAAGGAGTTCGTTAAGATACTTGAAGAAAATGAGATACAGATAAGTATGGACGGTAAAGGTAGGGCTTTGGATAATATTTTTGTCGAAAGGTTGTGGCGCAGCGTAAAATATGAGTATATTTACCTGTCGAACCCCGGCAGCGGCAAAGAGTTATATGATGGCTTGACTGACTATTTTCGTCTTTACAACACCGAAAGGCTACATCAATCGCTTGAATACAAGACTCCGAGTGAGGTCTATATGACGGCGGCATAG
- a CDS encoding Aspartate-semialdehyde dehydrogenase yields the protein MFREKYKQNNMKVAVFGATGLVGGVMLEVLAEMNFPVTELIPIASERSAGKKVAFGGREWTVVTPAVGLSMEPALAIFSAGGQTSLDWAPRFAAAGCYVVDNSSAWRMDPTKKLVIPEINGDSLTKDDYIIANPNCSTIQMLVALAPIHREYTIKRIVVSTYQAITGTGVKAVRQMENERAGVIDCEMAYPYTIDKNCIPQCDTFTENGYTKEEMKLVNETHKILDPSITVSPTAIRVPVVGGHSESINVEVEKPFTMEDVRALLENSQGVVVQDNPAKGEYPMARFCQHRNEVFVGRLRRDLSNPQAMNMWVVADNLRKGAATNAVQIAQILLSKGFIV from the coding sequence TTGTTTCGCGAAAAATATAAACAAAACAATATGAAAGTTGCAGTTTTTGGAGCTACCGGTTTGGTCGGTGGCGTAATGTTGGAGGTTCTTGCCGAGATGAACTTTCCGGTTACAGAGTTGATTCCCATAGCCTCCGAGAGGTCGGCGGGGAAAAAAGTTGCGTTTGGCGGCAGGGAGTGGACGGTGGTAACTCCGGCGGTGGGTCTGAGTATGGAGCCTGCGTTGGCTATCTTTTCGGCAGGTGGGCAGACTTCGTTGGATTGGGCACCTCGATTTGCGGCGGCGGGGTGCTACGTTGTGGATAATAGCTCGGCGTGGCGGATGGACCCAACTAAAAAACTTGTTATTCCCGAAATAAATGGAGATAGCCTCACCAAGGACGATTACATCATCGCGAATCCCAACTGCTCGACAATCCAAATGCTCGTCGCACTCGCCCCAATACACAGAGAGTATACCATTAAGCGCATCGTTGTCTCTACTTATCAGGCAATTACAGGTACGGGTGTGAAAGCTGTGCGCCAGATGGAGAATGAGCGTGCGGGGGTGATAGACTGTGAAATGGCTTACCCATATACCATTGACAAGAACTGCATTCCGCAGTGTGATACCTTTACTGAGAATGGTTACACAAAAGAGGAGATGAAGCTCGTGAACGAGACGCATAAAATCCTTGACCCCTCAATCACAGTTAGCCCCACGGCAATTCGCGTTCCCGTGGTTGGGGGGCACTCTGAATCTATCAATGTGGAGGTTGAAAAGCCCTTTACGATGGAGGATGTGCGAGCACTGTTAGAAAACTCTCAAGGCGTTGTAGTTCAGGATAATCCGGCTAAAGGCGAGTACCCGATGGCGCGCTTTTGCCAACACCGCAACGAGGTCTTTGTGGGACGTTTGCGTCGCGATCTCTCGAATCCGCAGGCGATGAATATGTGGGTTGTGGCTGACAATCTCCGCAAGGGTGCGGCTACCAATGCCGTTCAGATTGCTCAAATACTCCTTAGCAAAGGCTTTATCGTGTAG
- a CDS encoding putative poly(beta-D-mannuronate) O-acetylase yields MEFEFEKILDLLSYNNGEPLIFSSGLFLFLFLGFTAGYAMLKRQLNLRILYVVCFSLFFYYKTSGWYLLILVGLSLSDYALGWLLSGAAEQWRRKMLVVIGVCINLGILCYFKYTNLIAETIDELFDGRISTGDIFLPIGISFFTFQSMSYTIDVYRGRIEPVRRWVDYLFYLSFFPQLVAGPIVRAKDFLPQITKNPVVVTPEMFNRGVFLIVSGLFKKAIISDYISLNFVDRIFDAPMLYSGLENLLGVYGYAMQIYCDFSGYSDMAIGIALLLGFYFNPNFDSPYKSATITEFWRRWHISLSSWLKDYLYISLGGNRKGKIRTYINLIVTMLLGGLWHGGAWRFMLWGGIHGVALATEKCALGTFPRMKVSGMEMKRVWRVVGIFLTFNIVCFAWIFFRAENMAAGGEILSQIFTNFSVVNAAEIARAYWGVLVLIGLGYLLHFAPRSSEMVAERFLGRVPLWAKAVIITLIIYVVMHIKSADVQPFIYFQF; encoded by the coding sequence ATGGAATTTGAGTTTGAGAAAATTTTAGATTTGTTGAGTTACAACAACGGCGAGCCGCTCATCTTTTCGAGTGGTCTATTTTTGTTTCTATTTCTTGGATTCACGGCAGGTTATGCGATGCTCAAAAGGCAGCTCAACCTCCGCATACTATATGTGGTCTGCTTTTCGCTCTTTTTCTACTACAAGACCAGCGGTTGGTATCTTCTTATTTTAGTGGGGCTGTCGCTCTCGGATTACGCCCTTGGTTGGCTGCTCAGTGGGGCGGCTGAGCAGTGGAGGCGTAAAATGCTTGTAGTCATAGGTGTTTGTATCAATCTCGGAATCCTCTGCTACTTCAAATATACGAACCTGATAGCGGAGACCATAGATGAGTTATTTGATGGACGGATTTCGACGGGTGATATTTTTCTGCCTATCGGAATTTCGTTTTTTACCTTTCAGTCAATGAGTTATACCATTGATGTATATCGTGGTCGTATTGAGCCCGTCAGGCGTTGGGTGGATTATCTTTTCTACCTTTCGTTCTTTCCGCAGTTGGTTGCCGGGCCTATTGTACGTGCCAAAGACTTTCTGCCGCAAATCACAAAAAATCCGGTGGTTGTAACGCCCGAAATGTTTAATCGCGGTGTCTTTCTCATTGTTTCGGGTCTCTTCAAAAAGGCGATAATTTCGGATTATATAAGCCTTAATTTCGTAGACCGCATCTTCGATGCGCCGATGCTGTACAGCGGTCTGGAGAATCTTTTGGGTGTTTATGGCTATGCTATGCAGATATATTGTGACTTTTCGGGCTATTCTGATATGGCAATAGGGATTGCACTGCTGTTGGGATTCTACTTCAATCCCAACTTCGACTCGCCCTACAAGTCGGCAACTATTACGGAGTTTTGGCGGCGATGGCATATATCGCTGTCGAGTTGGCTCAAGGATTACCTCTACATTTCGCTTGGTGGCAATCGTAAGGGTAAGATTAGAACCTATATTAACCTGATTGTCACTATGCTGCTCGGAGGTTTGTGGCACGGTGGGGCGTGGAGGTTTATGCTTTGGGGTGGTATTCACGGCGTGGCGCTGGCTACGGAAAAGTGTGCACTCGGCACTTTCCCGCGGATGAAGGTGAGCGGTATGGAGATGAAGAGAGTGTGGCGCGTTGTGGGGATTTTCTTGACTTTCAATATAGTATGTTTTGCGTGGATTTTTTTCCGTGCCGAGAATATGGCTGCGGGGGGAGAGATACTTTCACAAATTTTTACGAACTTCTCAGTGGTAAACGCAGCAGAAATCGCGAGGGCTTATTGGGGTGTTTTGGTGCTTATTGGGTTGGGCTACTTGCTGCATTTTGCGCCCCGCAGCAGCGAGATGGTAGCCGAACGGTTTTTGGGGCGCGTACCACTTTGGGCAAAGGCGGTCATTATTACCTTGATAATATATGTGGTGATGCATATTAAGTCGGCTGATGTGCAACCGTTTATATATTTTCAATTTTAG